The following DNA comes from Methanosarcina vacuolata Z-761.
ACTCCCCCATTTGAAATTCTTTCCAGTTCTGCTGTCCCGTTTCTGTTGTGCTGTTTTTCACGGATAACTGGTGGTCACATTAATGAGCTATGAAATCTCGTACAATTCCTGTAGTCTTCTTCCCCCTCTGTCAGGAACTCTACAATCAAAAAACAATCACAGCAGTATTAACACAAAAGATGTATAAAATTTAAAATATATATAAACGAGCATATATAAAATTCAGGTTAAGATTACGAGTGAACAGGCAAAAAATATAGGCGGATTTTATTGTATATTTACAAAACCGATAGCTTCCGAGTATCTCTTCATCGGTCCAGATTTTAGTTTTCTTCTTCCTGCCCTGCACTTTCCTTAGCCTCTGCTTCATTTCCTACTGGGCCCATCAATCTGGCAAGCCATCTGGTTTCCTCAAAACTCTCCAGGATAATCTTCAAAACCATGGTAAGAGGCGTGGCAAGCAGCATTCCTGTAGCTCCAAGCACATAATTCCAGTAGAGAAGGGACAAAAATACAATAGCTGGAGATAGTTTCAGGCCTTTTCCTGCGAGTGAAGGAAATATTACGTTTTCAGTGAGTGCATTGACTATCGAGATAGCAATAATAACAGCCAGAGCTCCTATAAGCCCATACTGGATTAGCCCGAAGAACGCGGGTGGAATTGTAGTTAGAGCCAGGCCTATATATGGAATATAACCAAGAAAAAATGCCATGACACCCCAGAAAACCGCAAAGTCGATACCTCCTATAAGGAGAATAACCGTAATTCCGATGGCCGTAACAAGATTTACCTCTGTTCTTATAACAATAAATTCTATCAGACCCTTACCAAATTTATTCAGACGTGATTCGAATACGAGCTGTTCTTCAGCTTTTTGTTCTGTTTTTTCCTGAGCTCCGGCAGCGCCCAGCAACAAAAATGCTGCTGTGACTATGATTATTCCAACCGTTGTCCCGGCATTTATGAGTCCGTTAAGGACGCTTACCATAAGGCTGACTGCAAGTGATGCAATACCACGAAAAACGGACTGCAGGGATAGGTCTTCGGTGGATGGAAGATACGGTAAAAGTTCGTCCAGGATCTCTATCAACTGACTCTGATAGTTTGGAAGTTGGTTTCCAATCTGGATTGCAGCACCTACAATCACTGCCCCGAAAACCGAGATAAATAGAGTTAATAACAAAATTACCAGAAGCACGCTCAGTACTCCGGGAATGCCTTTTCGCTTGACCCAGCGGACAGGTGGGGTAAGTATCAGTGCGACGAAGATAGAGAAAAATACGGTTGTGAGTATCGGAGATATTTCCTTCATTCCTATTGTCAGGATAACAGCAAAAGTACTGTACACTAAAATCTCAGCAGGTACCGAGATTCTATTTATTTTCATATTTTGCAATTCCCCCCATGTCATTTTACAGTAAGCTGATTTTTTATTTCATAACCCGTTAACACAGGTTGATTGATTAACGCCTCCAGATAAATATTGTATCCGATAATCTTTATAGAATAGGGGAAGATTATCTGGTTAGCTTTCCAACCCCTGAAACCATAATAACACTCGAACCTTCTCCCAAATCTAGTTCAAACTAATGGCTCTTCGAATCATCCCACACCTGTTTTCATGAGCAAATAGATGTAAAACAATATATATTCAAATTGATTTATAATATCTTGCATTTTTATGAGCTTAAGATATCGTTGTGAATTTTAAGGAAGACTATGTATTAAATCGCGGAGTATTGCCATAATACGCCACCTTTTGCCCGCAAAATTTTGAATTTCCAGTTTAAAGTATTTTCCATGAAATAGCTTTCCTGTAAATTCGGTAATATTTTCTGAGATTTATCCTGGATTTATGAGCCTGAAGATGTCCTGTATGGAGTTATCGGCCAGAAATTCGAGAAAGTTTTCCTTACTTACACCGAGTTCTTTTAAATTCAGCATGGTTCTTCACATCTCTTGCTATAGTTTCCTTCCCATAGGCAACTGCTTCACACAAGTGTTTCAAAATAAGTTCTAAAATTAAAAACATTCGATTAACTGCGAATATTTTTTGAAACCAATTAATATAAAATATATATTATATATATAACCATATTATGCGTCTTGTTCAGGTACTCATTCCAGTGGGTAAGCGACAGCCTGTGCTCGCCGTGCTAGATGACGAAGGGATAGACTATGCCGTATGGGACGAAACAGGCAGAAAGGACTTTGAAGCCCTTGTCCAGTTTCCAATTCCTCCTGTTGGTGTGGAACCAGTACTTACCAGATTGCGCAAGGCTGGAATTAGCGAAAATACCTATACTATCGTCCTGACACCTGAAACTATAGTATCAAGACGCATTGAAGTTCTAAAGCAGCGCTACTCTGGAACCCGTATCTCGCGAGAAGAATTGATTGCACGTGCAGAGAACCTTGCACCTGAAACTTCTACTTATCTTGCGTTTCTTGTTCTGAGCACGATTATTGCAACTGGAGGACTCTTGCTTGATTCGGCTGCAACAATCATCGGAGCAATGGTCGTGGCTCCCCTTATGGGGCCTGCAATTTCTGCAAGTGTAGGCACTGTGCTTGACGACAGAAAACTTGCGTCTCGAGGAATTAAGATGCAGATTGGAGGGCTTCTGCTCGCAATTGCAGTGGGTGCCCTTATCGGCATACTTCTTAAAGAATCGATACTTTTGCCACCTGGCCTTGATATCCGAGAAATATCCCAGATAGCCGAGAGGACCAGCCCTAATTTCCTTTCTCTTTTCCTTGCTCTGGGATCGGGTATAGCAGGAGCTATCAGTATTATCCGGAATGCAGGGTCTGCCCTTGTGGGTGTTGCGATTGCAATCGCTCTCGTTCCACCAGCTGCAACGGCAGGGTTGGGACTCGCATGGGGGCTACCCTTAGTAGCAATTACAGCTGCCGTGCTCGTGCTTGTTAACCTGCTTGCTGTCAACGTGTCAGCCCTCATAATGTTCTGGGTTTCCGGTTTTCGTCCGGTAGAGAAAGAAGCAGTTGTACATGCCCGTTCTTCTGTGATCTCGCATGTAGCTTTACTTGTCATTGCAATTGCCTCACTCTCTGTAGCT
Coding sequences within:
- a CDS encoding AI-2E family transporter, which produces MKINRISVPAEILVYSTFAVILTIGMKEISPILTTVFFSIFVALILTPPVRWVKRKGIPGVLSVLLVILLLTLFISVFGAVIVGAAIQIGNQLPNYQSQLIEILDELLPYLPSTEDLSLQSVFRGIASLAVSLMVSVLNGLINAGTTVGIIIVTAAFLLLGAAGAQEKTEQKAEEQLVFESRLNKFGKGLIEFIVIRTEVNLVTAIGITVILLIGGIDFAVFWGVMAFFLGYIPYIGLALTTIPPAFFGLIQYGLIGALAVIIAISIVNALTENVIFPSLAGKGLKLSPAIVFLSLLYWNYVLGATGMLLATPLTMVLKIILESFEETRWLARLMGPVGNEAEAKESAGQEEEN
- a CDS encoding TIGR00341 family protein, yielding MRLVQVLIPVGKRQPVLAVLDDEGIDYAVWDETGRKDFEALVQFPIPPVGVEPVLTRLRKAGISENTYTIVLTPETIVSRRIEVLKQRYSGTRISREELIARAENLAPETSTYLAFLVLSTIIATGGLLLDSAATIIGAMVVAPLMGPAISASVGTVLDDRKLASRGIKMQIGGLLLAIAVGALIGILLKESILLPPGLDIREISQIAERTSPNFLSLFLALGSGIAGAISIIRNAGSALVGVAIAIALVPPAATAGLGLAWGLPLVAITAAVLVLVNLLAVNVSALIMFWVSGFRPVEKEAVVHARSSVISHVALLVIAIASLSVALGLVTYSSFQTSLVEQEINGEMIAMFKDPEYAEKDLTLEKVTVGYMPLDFLLKKPVKVSLLIGRKVGQEVPPDMASKAAYRLTEATGKDVRINIGFVESQKFP